A window of the Bacillus sp. A301a_S52 genome harbors these coding sequences:
- the hemL gene encoding glutamate-1-semialdehyde 2,1-aminomutase — MTFKRSVDAFKKAKNLMPGGVNSPVRAFKSVGMDPVYMEKGKGAHIWDLDGNEYIDYVLSWGPLVHGHADEQVVEALKQTAEKGTSFGSPHLMETKLAELVIERVPSIEVVRMVNSGTEATMSALRLARGFTGRNKIVKFEGCYHGHGDSLLIKAGSGVATLGLPDSPGVPESVASNTLTVPYNDIESLKLAFKNFGEDIAAVILEPVAGNMGVVKPEPGFLEGVRSVTEEYGSLMIFDEVMTGFRVGYNCAQGELGVTPDLTCLGKVIGGGLPVGAFGGKREIMERIAPAGDIYQAGTLSGNPLAMTAGYETLRQLTPESYKHFDKIGDRLAKGLVNAADMYNIPHYVTRAGSMVGFFLTNEKVLNFETASSSDLTMFKLYFKRMLEQGISLPPSQFEGMFLSTKHTEEDIDKTITAAENAFAAIQQM; from the coding sequence ATGACGTTTAAACGTTCTGTTGATGCGTTTAAGAAAGCCAAAAACTTAATGCCAGGAGGTGTAAATAGCCCGGTTCGTGCCTTTAAATCTGTTGGTATGGATCCCGTTTATATGGAGAAAGGAAAAGGGGCTCATATTTGGGACCTCGACGGTAATGAGTATATTGACTATGTTTTGTCATGGGGGCCACTTGTACATGGCCATGCAGATGAACAGGTTGTCGAAGCATTAAAACAAACAGCTGAAAAAGGGACAAGCTTTGGTTCACCACATTTGATGGAAACGAAATTGGCAGAACTGGTGATTGAGCGCGTCCCTTCCATTGAAGTTGTAAGAATGGTGAATTCTGGTACAGAGGCTACGATGAGCGCACTAAGACTTGCCAGAGGGTTTACTGGAAGAAATAAAATAGTAAAATTTGAAGGCTGTTATCATGGACATGGAGATTCTCTTCTCATTAAAGCAGGTTCAGGGGTAGCCACATTGGGACTGCCTGATAGCCCAGGTGTCCCGGAGTCTGTTGCGTCGAATACCTTGACGGTTCCGTATAATGACATAGAAAGTTTGAAGCTTGCTTTTAAAAATTTTGGTGAAGACATTGCTGCTGTGATTTTAGAACCTGTAGCAGGAAATATGGGAGTAGTCAAACCTGAACCTGGCTTTTTAGAAGGTGTTCGCTCGGTAACGGAAGAATATGGAAGTTTAATGATTTTTGACGAAGTCATGACAGGGTTCCGAGTGGGTTACAATTGTGCTCAAGGAGAACTGGGCGTCACTCCTGATCTAACGTGTTTAGGAAAAGTGATAGGTGGAGGATTGCCTGTGGGAGCGTTTGGTGGGAAAAGAGAGATCATGGAGCGGATTGCCCCGGCTGGTGATATTTATCAAGCAGGCACATTATCCGGAAATCCATTAGCTATGACTGCTGGCTATGAAACGTTACGGCAGTTGACCCCCGAAAGTTACAAGCATTTTGATAAAATTGGGGACCGGTTAGCTAAGGGGTTAGTGAATGCGGCCGACATGTATAATATTCCACATTATGTCACGAGAGCAGGCTCAATGGTCGGTTTCTTCTTAACAAATGAGAAAGTGCTGAATTTTGAAACGGCCTCATCTTCTGATTTAACGATGTTTAAGCTCTATTTTAAACGTATGTTGGAGCAGGGAATCTCGCTACCTCCATCACAGTTTGAAGGCATGTTCCTCTCAACTAAGCATACGGAGGAAGATATTGATAAAACGATTACTGCTGCTGAAAATGCATTTGCTGCCATTCAACAAATGTGA